The Methanosarcina barkeri str. Wiesmoor DNA segment CAACGAATGTTAAGCCTTCTGAAATAGAGCAAGGTCTAATAGATGCACTAAATTCTAATACAAAAAACCTGGCTGCAGACTATGTGATTGCTAATTATTGTAAAGCAAACAACGACAATATTTCAATACCGGAAGACAATATTTCAATAACGACAGACGATATTTCAACACAGGAAGACAATAATGTTCCAGGCAAAAGTAATTCAAGAACATATCAACTGGAAGATGGATCAAACATAACTTTTACTAATCGGGGTCATTTTTTAATTGAGAATTTGAAAGTTAACAATAATACGGTTCAACCAGTTAATAAAGAAAATGAGATGAACTTACAGTCCGAGAATAATTTACTTTATACTCCTCTTCTAATATCTTCTGTAAGTGAATACAATTCTTTTGGTTGGAAATTGTTTACTATCTACACAAAAGGGTATTTCAGGTATGATAATAAATCTGTACAACCTTATCATGTAGATTCATGGTATGTACATAATATGCCTTTCAATCTCTGGCAGATTTCTAACTGGAAAGAAGGTGAGGACATCATTTCCAATAGTACTGCAGAAGTTTATAGCCAGGGGAACTTCCATTATGGTTTTGGATACAAAGGTAACAGCTTAACCGTTCAGAACTATTACGTTAAGGTTTATTTATCGTGCGATCAAAATGGAAATTACGGAGCTTACTATTCTGTAACTGAACTTATCCCAACACTCAAAATTGGTTCTTTGAATATGAGTTTTGGATCATCAGCCGAATTTCCGAGGATAAAGAATGGCTCTGGAACTCTTACTGTACAGGACAACTTATTATGATGAAAAAATCAAGTTATGAGATATTATTTATCGCTTGCTTTGCCTTTTTCTTTATTTTGAATTATATAAATGTGATTGGTCAACCTGATTTACCACTTCTTATAGCGATAATTATTGGAGCTTTAATAGAATCTATAATTCTATATCTAATTATAATTCTAATTAAATCTAAATTCTAATTATACATATGAGAACCGCAACAGTAGAAAGTTTTAGTAAGTTGTGACAGCAAAAAGTATTAAAATAACTTGAATTTGTCAAAGTATTTGGCTTAACATCTTACAAACAAGAACATAATAATGGCTTTTTTCCAAATAATCTCAAAATGATTGAAAAGGTATTGACCGTAAACTCTGAATCTATTTAAGTAAGTTTGCATTAACTGATTTTCAACATATGTTGGATGTTTTCGGTATCAATTGATTTAAGGTAGCCTACCGGGAGACACATTAAGTTCAGTTTCCGAATTATCTTATCGGTTGCTTTCACTCAAAATCTACCCTTCGCTACCCTCTCGATTAAACGTATCTCTTTAGTCCCAAAATTACTAAAAGTAATGTTGGTAAACCACAAGCAAGTTTACTGTGGACAGACTTTAACACAGAGCCCACAACGCAGACCTCCCAGTACATTAAACATGTACTGTGCGCACTTCTGCCTGTCAATTTTTCCATCCCGAGAGATAGCGCCAGCCGGGCATACTTCAATGCATTTCATGCAGTTGCTGCATTTTTCGTTGATAAACGGTAGTAAGGTACCCTTTTCTTCTTTATCTAGTGGGGCATCGGTCAGTATTGCGGTCATTCTAACTCTGGGGCCGAAGTCATTTGTAATAAGGAGGTGATTCATGCCGAAATTTCCCAGTCCTGCATGGTATGCGGCATATTTGATAGACAGATTTGCTTTAAGTGTCTCGCGGTCAGCATACCAGTATCCAAACTCACTTCCCTCTGTAGGCACAATAGTTGCTTTGTATCCTTCCTTCTCAATAAGTTTTGCAATTTGAAAAGCGACTATTCGAAGGGTTGCAGTTGCTGCCATAAGAGTATTGGTATATTCTGCCCGCCCGGCTGGAAGTGTCTCAAAAGCTCCTCTTGGTATGCCAACTCCCAGAACTATAACTGATTGAACGCCTGCCATCACGTCCTGAGGTTTGTTTCCTGTATATTCCGGGTTTTCAAAGCAAGCTGCATCTGCAATCCCAATAAAATCCGCGTTCATTTTAAAAGCGGTGTCTTCTATCTTTTTTGTAAGAGCAATTTTCCTCATACTTATCTCCTGTTAAAGTTAAATTTCGGTTAAACCAGGTCCTGCTTTGTTTTCTTTTTATGGTTATAACTTTTGAGGTTCAATTTATATCTACTTGTAAGGTTTTTCTATTTACAGGCTCGGGTTTCGTGTAGAAACAAAGAGATATTTAAAAACAAGGAAACAGTTAATATATAAATTATTGATTTCATCTGTATATTAACAAATTATCTTCATTACAAACAATAACTGTCGGCTTAAAGTTATTGTTAAAGTTATTGTATTCTAAGCCGGAGGGGCTATGTAAAGTTTCTGGGGGGTTGGTTCTGAGAATTGTACTTATCGGAGATTGTAGCAGCAGGCGGAGGTTAAATGCCGTGCTGATTGTTATTTTATTTTTACTTTCGGCAGGCGTCGGAAGTGCAGAGGTCATTTATGTAGAGCCTGGAAACTCGATCCAGGCTGCAGTAAATAACTCTACGTCCGGAGATATAGTTATCGTGAAAGCCGGGGAATATCAGGAGAATATTGTTGTCAATGTTTCAGGTATAAATATCAGTTCGGAGTTTGAGAACCCTGAAAATGTGCTTATAAGGACGAGGGATGAAAATTCCAGTGTGTTTCAGATTAAAGCCGATAATGTAACTGTCAGCGGCTTCAATATAACCGGGTCAGGGGAAGTTTCCAACGTCTCTGTCTCCAGCATCTCTAATGTTTCAGGTTTTTCAAACGTTTCCGAAATGGGCAATGATTCCAGTGGCTTCAATAATTCCAGTGATTTTGAGAGTGCCGATCCTGAGCAGGCTTTCAGTTCAGAGCCAGATAAGCCTACATACCAATGGGATGGGTTTGGTTGTCCCTCAGCAGGGATTTGCCTTGAGCAGGTTAACAACTGCACAGTCGAGAATAACATATTTTTCGAAAATAGGTACGGGGTTTATCTGCAGGATTCCAAGAATAGTACAGTCTTGAAGAATACTTTTTTCCGCAACGGCATCTGGCTTGACGAAGGGTGCGGCGAAAACCTGCTAATAAATAATGCTATTGAAGAGAGTAACCTCATTATTGGGGCCCACTGCTGGGATAATATAATGTTCCAGAACAGGGTTTCAAACGGTGAAGGAATAAGTATTGCCTGTTGTGGTGGAAACAATCTTGTCTCAAGAAATGAAATTATAAACTGCAGTAATGGAATTGACATCTATGACGTTCAGGCAAGGACCGTCCTGCGTGACAACCTGATTCTAGGCTGCGAGAAAGGGATTTATCTAACTTTCGTCTTCGATTCCAGAGTTTATAATAACACGATTTCAAACGGAAGCACAGGCATTTTTCTAAGAGAGGACTGCCACGACAATGAGCTGTCTAACAATACAATAACAACGAGTAACGAATCTGGCATTTACCTGCTGGACTACAGTGCAGATAACCGCATTTATAACAATTACTTCAATAATCGCGTAAATGTTAAAGCCGAAAATACTAAAGGAAATATCTGGAATACTACACAGTCGCCAGGGACAAACATCGTAGGAGGACCAAGCATGGGAGGAAATTTCTGGGCGAATCCGGAAGGGACCGGCTTCTCTCAGGTCTCAAATGATTCAAACTCGGATGGGATCTGCGATTTACCATTCCAGATTAATGGAAGCGATTTCGATTATCTTCCACTTGCCAGACCTCCTTTCGTAACCGGTGTGGATCTTGAGGTCACAATCGGAATGCCTGAACCAAATAATACCTCGGACATTTTCATTGAAATTGACAGAGATACCCTTAATTTAGGAACCATGCTCTCCGGGCAGTCAACAGAACAGGTAAGTAAACCACAGGTTTTGACGATAAGGAACACAGGAAAAGGTAATGTCAGGATTTCCGCTGAGGTTAGTGATCCCTCAGATACAGTTTTTTCTGAAGGGATCTATATTTCTTCCCGTTTCTGGCCAGACTTTTCTGAAGTGATTGAAAACAATACAAGTAAAGCTCTGGAAATTGAACTTAAAGTCCCGACAAACTATTCTGGAAATGGCACTAAAAAAGGATCTCTTGTTTTCCTGGCTGAAAAGGTCTGAGAGCTCGGGTTTTTAGCTTCAATTTTCGGTTTTATAGTTTTTGGTTATCCACTGATACAAGATTATAGTCAACCCAGGAAATATATACACATATAAACACGAACAATAAGTGTAAATAATACTTGAAAGTGAAATTAATTGTTAAGCCGCTTATATTTCAAACGAGAAGATAAACAACGGAAAGCACGGAAGATACGGAAGAACCACACCCTTACTACTTATTTCTCCGTGCTTTCCGTGTTTCCGATTTTTTAATTGAGTTTTCTCTACTTTTCTGTGTAAGAGCTCTCAAATAATCAAAGATTAGGAGACAATTACAGAAATTGAATATAAAAAAAGGTATATAGTCGGGTCTTTCTCCCAAAAATTTATATTAAATTGGTAAAAGATAGTTTACAAAGTTTAACTGTGCCTGTGAAGTACATTTGAACTCCATAAGATATCCTTAAGAGACACGATTATGTTAGCTGCGTATATTTACGCTTACTAATCCTGTCTCCTGAGGTCTCTGGGCAGCAATATGGTGAAGCTTGTGGTTCAGAAGTACATCGGGTATATGTGAGGCTAAAAAATCCTTATTTTTAATGTGTGGTGAATATGATTAAAACAAACAAAGAAACTGCTGCTCTTATTGTTTTTCTAATTCTTGTAATATTTTGGGGATTGTTTGCAAAGTCGCCAAATTATACATCGGGGTCAAACTATGAAACAAAGATCAAATTATGAAATAAGGATCAACTTATGAGCAAGTGCCGACCTATGAACAAATACCTGGCTTGATTATTCAATTTAAAGATGGGACTACTGAATTGGAAGTTAGAGCTATTCTTGAAAAATATAACTTGCCAACTTATAATTTAATTTACAATTGGGATAATAGAGGTTACAAACATTACATAAAAGTAAAAAAAGATAAAATGCCGGATGTAGTAGGAGAAGGATTGAATAAAGATGAAAATTGGACTGATCCCTTATTATATTATTTTGCAAAAGACGATTACATTGAGCCTATCCCAAAAGCTACTTTATTCTTGATCATTGGGAATTTTCAGAATTGTTACCATGATCATGATCTTTATTGATTATTCAAAATACAAGGTCCAAAAAGCAAATTTCAAGTTTTGGGATAAACTCATTATATGTCCTGTAGCAGAAAAAGCTATCCATGGTAAAAATTTTCTTGCAATACTAAAGAAAAATCATCTTCAGATTAATAAGTTCGTCTGGTGTATTGTTAGATTTGAAGATAATCCCAAGAACTAGATTTCTGAGGAACATACAGTTGGAATCAAAAGCCAGTTTGATAAAAACGAAAATATTTTCAATGTAGACCTTGAAGGTTCAACTGAATCAGATTTCAATATTAGTAGTCGTTCTTTTTCTCCTTTTCTAACGCAAAACTTTTACAAAAAATTCATGTTGAATAAACTCCTAAAGTATAAACTATGAGACAGTCAGTGGGAATATGGTTATTTATAGCACTGGGTCTGTTCCTCCTTCTATCTACAGATTTGGGAGCTGCAGATCCTGTTATCCCGGACAGTGGGGACGTAAATCT contains these protein-coding regions:
- a CDS encoding 4Fe-4S binding protein is translated as MRKIALTKKIEDTAFKMNADFIGIADAACFENPEYTGNKPQDVMAGVQSVIVLGVGIPRGAFETLPAGRAEYTNTLMAATATLRIVAFQIAKLIEKEGYKATIVPTEGSEFGYWYADRETLKANLSIKYAAYHAGLGNFGMNHLLITNDFGPRVRMTAILTDAPLDKEEKGTLLPFINEKCSNCMKCIEVCPAGAISRDGKIDRQKCAQYMFNVLGGLRCGLCVKVCPQ
- a CDS encoding nitrous oxide reductase family maturation protein NosD encodes the protein MVLRIVLIGDCSSRRRLNAVLIVILFLLSAGVGSAEVIYVEPGNSIQAAVNNSTSGDIVIVKAGEYQENIVVNVSGINISSEFENPENVLIRTRDENSSVFQIKADNVTVSGFNITGSGEVSNVSVSSISNVSGFSNVSEMGNDSSGFNNSSDFESADPEQAFSSEPDKPTYQWDGFGCPSAGICLEQVNNCTVENNIFFENRYGVYLQDSKNSTVLKNTFFRNGIWLDEGCGENLLINNAIEESNLIIGAHCWDNIMFQNRVSNGEGISIACCGGNNLVSRNEIINCSNGIDIYDVQARTVLRDNLILGCEKGIYLTFVFDSRVYNNTISNGSTGIFLREDCHDNELSNNTITTSNESGIYLLDYSADNRIYNNYFNNRVNVKAENTKGNIWNTTQSPGTNIVGGPSMGGNFWANPEGTGFSQVSNDSNSDGICDLPFQINGSDFDYLPLARPPFVTGVDLEVTIGMPEPNNTSDIFIEIDRDTLNLGTMLSGQSTEQVSKPQVLTIRNTGKGNVRISAEVSDPSDTVFSEGIYISSRFWPDFSEVIENNTSKALEIELKVPTNYSGNGTKKGSLVFLAEKV
- a CDS encoding UPF0228 family protein, which translates into the protein MIFIDYSKYKVQKANFKFWDKLIICPVAEKAIHGKNFLAILKKNHLQINKFVWCIVRFEDNPKN